From the Solanum lycopersicum chromosome 10, SLM_r2.1 genome, one window contains:
- the LOC101260673 gene encoding coproporphyrinogen-III oxidase 1, chloroplastic, which translates to MFSAVLSSPSSSSTSTFPLRYSSLSSVANLSSLPLTIGCRSTSKKSTHNNCSIKVQVSSRMIEKETPETERPHTFLRESDEGSSGDESNSVGARFEKMIREVQDSVCAALEDVDGGGKFKEDVWSRPGGGGGISRVLQDGNVFEKAGVNVSVVYGVMPPEAYRAARPVDNGNTKPGPIPFFAAGVSSVIHPKNPFAPTVHFNYRYFETDAPKDTPGAPRQWWFGGGTDLTPAYIFEEDVKHFHSVQKGACDKFDASFYPRFKKWCDDYFYIKHRDERRGLGGIFFDDLNDYDQEMLLSFSTECANSVIPAYIPIIEKRKDTPFTDEHKAWQQLRRGRYVEFNLVYDRGTTFGLKTGGRIESILVSLPLSARWEYDHQPVEGSEEWKLLDACINPKEWIC; encoded by the exons ATGTTTTCTGCAGTTCTGTCCTCTCCTTCATCCTCTTCCACTTCCACTTTCCCACTCAGATATTCCTCTCTTTCATCAGTAGCCAATCTTTCATCACTTCCACTTACCATTGGATGCAGAAGCACAAGTAAAAAATCAACACACAACAACTGCTCCATCAAAGTCCAAGTGTCATCAAGGATGATTGAGAAGGAAACCCCAGAAACTGAACGACCACATACATTTCTAAGAGAATCTGATGAAGGGTCATCGGGGGATGAGTCGAATTCGGTTGGAGCACGTTTTGAGAAGATGATTAGGGAGGTTCAAGACAGTGTTTGTGCTGCTTTGGAAGATGTAGATGGAGGGGGTAAATTCAAGGAAGATGTTTGGTCCAGGCCTGGTGGGGGTGGTGGGATTAGTAGGGTATTGCAAGATGGGAATGTTTTTGAGAAGGCTGGTGTTAATGTTTCTGTTGTTTATGGTGTTATGCCTCCTGAAGCTTATCGAGCTGCTAGGCCAGTTGATAATGGAAATACTAAACCTGGTCCTATCCCCTTTTTTGCTGCTGGCGTTAGCTCG GTTATACATCCAAAAAACCCCTTTGCACCAACTGTACATTTCAATTATCGCTACTTCGAGACTGATGCTCCTAAAG ATACTCCAGGAGCACCTAGGCAATGGTGGTTTGGAGGTGGCACTGATCTGACACCTGCTTACATTTTCGAGGAGGATGTGAAGCACTTCCATTCG GTGCAAAAAGGTGCTTGTGACAAATTTGATGCTAGTTTCTACCCTCGTTTCAAGAAGTGGTGTGATGATTATTTCTATATAAAG CACCGTGATGAGAGGCGAGGTCTTGGAGGAATTTTTTTTGACGATTTAAACGACTATGATCAGGAGATGCTTCTCTCCTTTTCTACAG AGTGTGCCAATTCCGTCATTCCAGCATATATACCTATCATAGAGAAGAGGAAGGATACCCCATTCACCGATGAACACAAGGCATGGCAACAGTTACGGAGGGGGCGCTATGTGGAATTCAACTTG GTTTATGACCGTGGAACTACATTTGGTCTCAAGACAGGAGGTAGGATTGAGAGTATTCTTGTTTCTCTTCCATTAAGTGCACGTTGGGAGTACGACcat CAACCAGTAGAGGGGTCTGAAGAATGGAAACTCTTGGATGCTTGTATCAACCCTAAGGAATGGATCTGTTAG
- the LOC101260380 gene encoding jasmonate-induced oxygenase 4: METLRVQLLAEKSEISVPSQYVQPPETRPQIEKTNVKSAVPVIDLNSRTNLLDELKKACKEWGVFQVINHKVPISLLDDIMRVGRTFFGGCEMEEKLKYSCDSASPASEGYGSRMLVASNETVLDWRDYFDHHTLPLSRRNTSHWPDSPADYRKVVAEYSDHMKALAQELLGLVSESLDLTCQCIENVVGEFYQNITISYYPPCPQPELTLGLQSHSDFGVITLLIQDDVGGLEVFNNGEWVSVNPMSNAICVILADQTEIITNGEYKSAQHRAVTNAGRSRLSIATFHDPAKTRQISPVFHPPRHRPVIYGDHVSSWYTKGPEGKRNLDALLL; the protein is encoded by the exons ATGGAGACTCTGAGAGTACAATTATTGGCTGAAAAAAGTGAGATCTCAGTACCATCACAGTACGTACAACCACCGGAAACCAGACCACAAATAGAAAAAACTAACGTAAAATCAGCAGTACCAGTAATCGATCTCAATTCACGAACGAACCTCCTGGATGAACTGAAGAAAGCTTGCAAAGAATGGGGAGTATTTCAAGTGATAAACCATAAGGTTCCGATTAGTTTGTTGGATGATATAATGCGTGTTGGTCGCACCTTTTTTGGAGGTTGCGAAATGGAAGAGAAGCTTAAGTATTCTTGCGATTCTGCTTCTCCTGCTTCTGAAGGATATGGCAGTCGCATGCTTGTAGCATCAAATGAAACGGTTTTGGATTGGAGAGATTATTTTGATCACCACACCTTGCCTTTATCTCGTCGCAATACTTCTCATTGGCCCGACTCTCCAGCTGATTACAG AAAAGTTGTGGCAGAATACAGCGATCACATGAAAGCTCTTGCACAGGAACTTCTTGGTTTAGTCTCTGAGAGTCTAGACTTGACATGTCAGTGTATAGAAAATGTTGTTGGGGAGTTTTACCAAAATATCACTATTAGTTACTATCCACCCTGCCCTCAACCGGAGCTTACTCTTGGACTGCAATCACATTCTGACTTTGGTGTTATTACACTTCTCATCCAAGATGACGTGGGGGGTCTTGAGGTTTTCAATAATGGAGAATGGGTTTCTGTTAATCCAATGTCAAATGCTATCTGTGTGATCTTAGCAGACCAAACTGAG ATCATAACTAATGGCGAGTATAAAAGTGCTCAACACCGGGCAGTGACAAATGCTGGAAGATCCCGACTCTCAATTGCCACATTCCATGACCCTGCCAAAACCAGGCAAATTTCTCCAGTCTTCCATCCGCCTAGACATCGTCCAGTGATTTATGGCGACCATGTCTCCTCATGGTACACTAAAGGGCCAGAAGGGAAGAGGAACCTTGATGCACTTCTACTTTAA